A window of the Paraburkholderia sp. ZP32-5 genome harbors these coding sequences:
- a CDS encoding phosphorylase, whose amino-acid sequence MSLSITSPAGAGAGGLPVIVVTGMAFEARIARGDGSERVEVVYAARADLLERALSAAVARGAAGIISFGTAGGLAPDLEPGALIVADAVNGPFGRLDTDRQWADRIATAVTATAARSGLAGRLRRGPMAAVAAPLITADDKRALHNSTGALAVDMESHIAGATAAAYGLPFAVCRAVVDPAWRTLPPAATAGLRDDGSTALGPILRELLRQPSQLGALMRLAADARAARAALVQARRAMGEGGVLRMPAVV is encoded by the coding sequence ATGTCCTTGTCGATAACGTCGCCGGCGGGTGCTGGTGCTGGTGGCTTGCCCGTGATCGTCGTGACCGGCATGGCGTTCGAGGCGCGCATCGCGCGTGGTGACGGCAGCGAGCGGGTCGAAGTCGTGTACGCGGCGCGTGCCGATCTGCTTGAACGCGCGCTGAGCGCGGCGGTCGCGCGTGGCGCGGCCGGGATCATCAGCTTCGGTACGGCGGGCGGGCTCGCGCCCGATCTGGAGCCCGGCGCGTTGATCGTTGCCGATGCGGTGAATGGACCGTTCGGGCGGCTCGATACCGATCGGCAGTGGGCGGACAGGATCGCCACGGCCGTGACCGCGACGGCGGCGCGCAGCGGGCTTGCTGGGCGTTTGCGACGCGGCCCGATGGCGGCTGTCGCCGCACCGCTGATTACCGCCGACGACAAACGCGCGCTGCACAACTCGACCGGCGCGCTCGCGGTCGATATGGAATCGCATATCGCGGGCGCGACGGCCGCCGCATATGGCTTGCCGTTCGCGGTGTGCCGCGCGGTCGTCGATCCGGCGTGGCGCACGCTGCCGCCGGCCGCCACGGCTGGCCTGCGCGATGACGGCAGCACGGCGCTCGGACCGATTCTGCGCGAACTGTTGCGGCAACCGTCGCAACTGGGTGCGCTGATGCGTCTCGCCGCCGATGCGCGTGCCGCGCGAGCCGCGCTGGTTCAGGCGCGGCGGGCGATGGGCGAGGGTGGTGTGCTGCGGATGCCGGCCGTCGTTTAA
- the hpnE gene encoding hydroxysqualene dehydroxylase HpnE yields the protein MPKLVHVVGAGAAGLAAAVQLQRRGARVVLHEAQDHAGGRCHSFYDARLGTTLDSGNHIVLSGNASTLNYLRAIGAADELAGPSLPEYSFVDLATRARWNVRLSPGRLPWWIFDPHARTPNTHPADYLALVPLLFAKPGRSVAQTMRCDGPLWDRLLRPLLHALLNVEPRDASAELTGAIVRETLLEGGLACRPLIARNGLGSAFVDPALRLLQHGGATIRLGSRLQDITFAAEPARVRALHFGEDSITLGVNEAVILALPPEVAPALVPGMCAPNRFAATINVHFAVEPPVGLPPVSCLLNGTAEWLFAFDGRLSVALADAGKQLDTPPDALAATVWAEVARAIDLPLAPMPPWQVVAEPRATFAALPAQETLRPGMRTRWNNLMLAGDWTATGLPPTLEGAIRSGQKAADALLNQTMER from the coding sequence ATGCCGAAGCTCGTCCACGTGGTCGGCGCGGGCGCGGCCGGCCTCGCCGCCGCCGTGCAATTGCAGCGGCGCGGCGCGCGGGTCGTGCTGCACGAAGCGCAGGACCACGCGGGCGGCCGCTGCCATTCGTTCTACGACGCGCGGCTCGGCACGACACTCGATAGCGGCAATCACATCGTGCTGTCGGGCAATGCGTCGACGCTGAACTACCTGCGCGCGATCGGCGCCGCCGACGAACTGGCCGGTCCGTCGCTGCCCGAGTATTCATTCGTCGACCTGGCCACGCGGGCGCGCTGGAACGTGCGCCTGTCGCCGGGGCGGTTGCCGTGGTGGATTTTCGATCCGCACGCGCGCACGCCGAACACGCACCCGGCCGATTATCTGGCGCTCGTGCCGCTGCTGTTTGCGAAGCCCGGCCGCAGCGTCGCGCAGACGATGCGCTGTGACGGCCCGCTGTGGGACAGGCTGCTCAGGCCGCTGCTGCATGCGCTGCTCAATGTCGAGCCGCGCGATGCGTCGGCCGAACTGACCGGCGCGATCGTGCGCGAGACGCTGCTCGAGGGCGGCCTCGCGTGCCGGCCGCTGATCGCGCGCAACGGCCTTGGCAGCGCGTTCGTCGACCCGGCGTTGCGGCTGCTGCAACATGGCGGCGCGACGATCCGGCTCGGCTCCCGGCTGCAAGACATCACGTTCGCGGCCGAACCGGCTCGCGTGCGGGCGTTGCATTTCGGCGAGGACAGCATCACGCTCGGCGTGAACGAGGCCGTCATTCTGGCGCTGCCGCCCGAAGTGGCGCCGGCGCTCGTGCCGGGGATGTGCGCACCGAACCGCTTCGCGGCGACGATCAATGTGCATTTCGCCGTCGAGCCGCCGGTCGGCTTGCCGCCAGTCAGCTGTCTGCTGAACGGCACGGCCGAATGGCTGTTCGCGTTCGATGGTCGCCTGTCGGTAGCGCTCGCCGATGCCGGCAAGCAACTCGATACGCCACCCGATGCGCTGGCGGCGACCGTATGGGCCGAGGTCGCGCGGGCGATCGATCTGCCGCTCGCGCCGATGCCGCCGTGGCAGGTCGTCGCTGAACCTCGCGCGACATTTGCCGCGCTGCCCGCGCAGGAAACGCTGCGCCCGGGCATGCGCACTCGCTGGAACAACCTGATGCTGGCGGGCGACTGGACGGCCACCGGCCTGCCCCCGACGCTAGAAGGCGCGATCCGCTCCGGCCAGAAGGCCGCGGATGCGCTGCTGAATCAAACGATGGAACGCTGA
- the shc gene encoding squalene--hopene cyclase: MNDLSESQPLDAVLPESADAALAAADTTAEPSEPPVLAAAATASATDTATPLDISITRATDAILAAQQPDGHWVYELEADATIPAEYVLLVHYLGETPNLELEQKIARYLRRIQLADGGWPLFTDGAFDVSASVKAYFALKMIGDPVDAEHMVRAREAILAHGGAERVNVFTRVLLALFGVVSWRAVPMMPVEIMLLPMWFPFHLSKVSYWARTVIVPLLVLNAKRPLARNPRKVRIDELFRGAPVNTGMNERAPHQHAGWFGFFRCVDTVLRAFDGLFPKATRERAVHAAVAFVDERLNGEDGLGAIFPAMANSVMMYDVLGYPADHPHRAIARKSLDKLLVIKEDEAYCQPCLSPVWDTSLVAHALLETGEARAEQAAERGLDWLRPLQILDVRGDWISRREHVRPGGWAFQYNNAHYPDVDDTAVVVMAMHRSAALTQSTAYEQAMARAREWVVGMQSSDGGWGAFEPENTQYYLNNIPFSDHGALLDPPTADVSGRCLSMLAQIGELPQNSEPARRAFDYMLKEQESDGSWYGRWGLNYIYGTWTALCSLNAAGMSHDDPRMKRAAQWLVSIQNEDGGWGEGGESYKLDYRGYERAPSTASQTAWALMGLMAAGEVNHDAVARGIDYLQREQREHGLWDETRFTATGFPRVFYLRYHGYRKFFPLWALARFRHLKRNGLTRVAVGM, encoded by the coding sequence ATGAACGATTTATCCGAAAGCCAGCCGCTCGATGCGGTTCTGCCTGAATCCGCCGACGCGGCGCTTGCCGCGGCCGACACGACCGCCGAGCCGAGCGAGCCGCCGGTGCTCGCTGCTGCTGCGACTGCCTCCGCAACCGACACCGCGACTCCGCTCGACATCTCGATCACGCGCGCGACCGACGCGATCCTCGCCGCGCAGCAGCCCGACGGCCACTGGGTCTACGAACTCGAAGCCGACGCGACGATTCCGGCCGAATACGTACTGCTGGTTCACTACCTCGGCGAAACGCCGAACCTCGAACTCGAACAGAAGATCGCCCGTTATCTGCGCCGTATCCAGCTGGCCGACGGCGGCTGGCCGCTCTTTACCGATGGCGCGTTCGACGTCAGCGCGAGCGTGAAAGCGTACTTCGCGCTGAAGATGATCGGCGATCCGGTCGACGCCGAGCACATGGTGCGCGCGCGCGAAGCGATCCTCGCGCACGGCGGCGCGGAACGCGTGAACGTGTTCACGCGGGTGCTGCTCGCGCTGTTCGGCGTGGTGTCGTGGCGCGCGGTGCCGATGATGCCCGTCGAGATCATGCTGCTGCCGATGTGGTTTCCGTTCCACCTGTCGAAGGTATCGTACTGGGCGCGCACCGTGATCGTGCCGCTGCTGGTGCTCAACGCGAAGCGGCCGCTGGCGCGCAATCCGCGCAAGGTGCGCATCGACGAGCTGTTCCGCGGCGCGCCGGTCAACACCGGCATGAACGAACGCGCGCCGCATCAGCACGCGGGCTGGTTCGGCTTTTTCCGTTGTGTCGATACGGTGCTGCGCGCATTCGACGGCCTGTTCCCGAAGGCCACGCGCGAGCGCGCGGTTCACGCGGCGGTCGCGTTCGTCGACGAACGGCTGAACGGCGAGGACGGCCTCGGCGCGATTTTCCCGGCGATGGCCAACTCGGTGATGATGTACGACGTGCTCGGCTATCCGGCCGATCATCCGCATCGCGCGATCGCGCGCAAGTCGCTCGACAAGCTGCTCGTGATCAAGGAAGACGAAGCGTATTGCCAGCCGTGTCTGTCGCCGGTATGGGACACCTCGCTGGTCGCGCATGCGCTGCTCGAAACCGGCGAGGCGCGCGCCGAGCAGGCGGCCGAGCGCGGGCTCGACTGGCTGCGTCCGTTGCAGATTCTCGACGTGCGCGGCGACTGGATCTCGCGCCGCGAACACGTGCGCCCAGGTGGCTGGGCGTTCCAGTACAACAACGCGCATTACCCGGACGTCGACGATACGGCGGTCGTCGTGATGGCGATGCATCGTTCGGCGGCGCTCACGCAATCGACAGCCTATGAGCAGGCGATGGCGCGCGCGCGCGAATGGGTGGTCGGCATGCAGAGCAGCGATGGTGGCTGGGGCGCGTTCGAGCCGGAAAACACGCAGTACTACCTGAACAACATTCCGTTCTCCGATCACGGCGCGCTGCTCGATCCGCCGACGGCCGACGTGTCGGGCCGTTGTCTGTCGATGCTCGCGCAGATCGGCGAATTGCCGCAAAACAGCGAGCCGGCGCGGCGCGCGTTCGACTACATGCTGAAGGAGCAGGAGTCGGACGGCAGCTGGTACGGACGCTGGGGCCTGAACTACATCTACGGTACGTGGACTGCGCTGTGCTCGCTGAACGCGGCGGGCATGTCGCACGACGACCCGCGCATGAAGCGCGCGGCGCAGTGGCTCGTGTCGATCCAGAATGAGGACGGCGGCTGGGGCGAGGGCGGCGAGAGCTACAAGCTCGACTATCGCGGCTACGAGCGCGCGCCGAGTACCGCGTCGCAAACCGCGTGGGCGCTGATGGGCCTGATGGCGGCAGGCGAGGTCAATCACGACGCAGTCGCGCGCGGTATCGACTATCTGCAGCGCGAACAGCGCGAGCATGGGCTGTGGGATGAAACGCGCTTTACCGCGACCGGCTTCCCGCGCGTGTTCTATCTGCGCTACCACGGTTATCGCAAGTTCTTCCCGCTGTGGGCGCTGGCGCGTTTCCGTCATCTGAAGCGCAATGGGCTCACGCGCGTCGCGGTCGGGATGTAA
- the ispH gene encoding 4-hydroxy-3-methylbut-2-enyl diphosphate reductase produces MRVILAQPRGFCAGVVRAIEIVDRALQQHGAPVYVRHEIVHNRHVVDNLRQKGARFVEELDEVPQGAVAIFSAHGVAQTVERDAEARGLDVLDATCPLVTKVHVQGRQYVAAGRTLILIGHAGHPEVEGTIGQIPGKVLLVQSEAEVARLDLPTDAPLAYVTQTTLSVDDTRGIIDALLRRFTDIVGPDTRDICYATQNRQAAVRELSKEVEVLLVVGATNSSNSNRLREIGSESGVASYLVADGSEVKPEWFAGVQTVGITAGASAPEEMVKNVIDALRALGPVDVTTMAGREEKVEFKLPSKLMQPLAAREV; encoded by the coding sequence ATGCGAGTCATCCTTGCTCAGCCCCGCGGCTTTTGTGCGGGCGTTGTCCGCGCAATCGAAATCGTCGATCGTGCGTTACAGCAACACGGCGCGCCCGTGTATGTCCGCCACGAGATTGTTCATAACCGTCACGTGGTCGACAATCTGCGCCAGAAAGGTGCGCGTTTCGTCGAGGAACTCGACGAAGTGCCGCAAGGCGCTGTGGCAATATTCAGCGCGCATGGCGTGGCGCAAACCGTCGAGCGCGATGCCGAAGCCCGTGGCCTCGACGTGCTCGACGCAACCTGCCCGCTCGTCACCAAGGTTCACGTGCAAGGGCGCCAGTATGTCGCCGCCGGCCGCACGCTGATCCTGATCGGCCACGCGGGTCATCCGGAAGTGGAAGGCACGATCGGTCAGATTCCGGGCAAGGTGCTGCTCGTGCAAAGCGAGGCCGAGGTCGCGAGACTGGATCTGCCGACCGATGCGCCGCTCGCCTACGTCACGCAGACCACGCTGTCGGTCGACGATACGCGCGGCATCATCGACGCGCTGCTGCGCCGCTTCACCGACATCGTCGGTCCGGACACGCGCGACATCTGCTACGCGACGCAGAATCGTCAGGCCGCGGTGCGCGAATTGAGCAAGGAAGTGGAAGTGCTGCTGGTGGTTGGCGCCACCAACAGCTCGAACTCGAACCGGCTGCGCGAAATCGGCAGCGAAAGCGGCGTGGCGAGCTACCTCGTCGCCGATGGCTCCGAAGTGAAGCCGGAATGGTTTGCGGGGGTCCAGACGGTCGGCATCACGGCCGGCGCGTCGGCACCGGAAGAGATGGTCAAAAACGTAATCGATGCGCTGCGCGCATTGGGGCCCGTCGATGTCACGACGATGGCGGGCCGTGAAGAAAAGGTCGAATTCAAGTTGCCATCGAAGCTGATGCAACCACTCGCTGCACGCGAAGTTTAA
- a CDS encoding MlaC/ttg2D family ABC transporter substrate-binding protein has translation MKRYLSAFLAAAVVSTAAFAQTAPDAVVKSAVEGTVTAMKADAKARGGDMAQITHIVETHFLPATDFQRTTRIAIGKSWSTATPEQQKQLYEQFTLLLTRTYAASLSQLRDQDVKFKFMPVSVPGGAADIVVQSHVISNGGDDAIDYRLTKGPSGWKIYDINMMGAWLIQVYQTQFADQISKGGIDGLIKFLTEHNARGA, from the coding sequence ATGAAACGATATCTGTCTGCTTTCCTGGCCGCGGCCGTGGTGTCCACGGCCGCGTTTGCGCAAACTGCGCCTGACGCGGTGGTAAAAAGTGCCGTCGAAGGCACCGTTACCGCGATGAAGGCGGACGCGAAGGCGCGCGGTGGCGACATGGCGCAGATCACGCACATTGTCGAAACGCACTTCCTGCCCGCCACCGACTTCCAGCGCACTACGCGTATCGCAATCGGCAAGTCCTGGTCGACCGCGACGCCGGAACAGCAAAAGCAGCTGTACGAGCAGTTTACGCTGCTGCTCACCCGTACTTATGCCGCGTCGCTGTCGCAACTGCGCGACCAGGACGTGAAGTTCAAGTTTATGCCGGTGAGCGTGCCGGGCGGCGCCGCCGACATCGTCGTCCAATCGCATGTCATCAGCAACGGCGGCGACGATGCGATCGACTACCGGCTCACCAAGGGGCCATCCGGCTGGAAGATCTACGACATCAACATGATGGGCGCGTGGCTGATCCAGGTGTATCAAACGCAGTTCGCCGATCAGATCAGCAAAGGCGGCATCGACGGGCTCATCAAGTTCCTGACCGAACACAATGCGCGCGGCGCGTGA
- a CDS encoding MlaA family lipoprotein translates to MKLRNANLATLATQATLTLTAVSLISGCATAPDRKPGDPFEPVNRAIFSFNDGVDRYVAVPVAKGYQKVTPQPLRTAVSNFFSNLGDLTNAANALLQLKITDATEDIMRFAFNSVFGIGGLLDWATPAGLPKHHQDFGLTLGHWGIPSGPYLVLPLFGPSTVRDSMGLVVDVKFNPLNYMEPATRNPLYVLQFVSTRSDLLGATDLLQQAALDKYSFVRDAYTQQRRARLRGTSDNNAPPPNYDDQGNTGASAPAAGAPAGGLPNYSDPGDVGEAPNGASGAGGAGKAAPDDLPNYTDPGDTTPAPNGASGAAKRAPDGLPNYTDPGDAAASGAAPATAPAAPVAPAGASATPAVQ, encoded by the coding sequence ATGAAGCTGCGTAACGCCAACCTGGCCACATTGGCCACCCAGGCCACGCTGACGCTCACCGCTGTGAGTTTGATCTCCGGCTGCGCAACCGCGCCCGACCGCAAGCCGGGCGATCCGTTCGAACCCGTGAACCGGGCGATCTTCAGTTTCAACGACGGCGTGGACCGCTATGTCGCGGTGCCGGTCGCAAAGGGCTATCAGAAGGTGACGCCGCAGCCGCTGCGCACCGCCGTCAGCAACTTCTTCTCGAATCTCGGCGACCTCACCAACGCCGCGAACGCGTTGCTGCAACTGAAGATCACCGATGCGACCGAAGACATCATGCGCTTCGCGTTCAACTCGGTATTCGGCATCGGCGGTCTGCTCGACTGGGCGACGCCGGCGGGCTTGCCGAAGCATCACCAGGACTTCGGTCTGACGCTCGGGCATTGGGGCATTCCGTCGGGGCCGTATCTCGTGTTGCCGCTGTTCGGACCGAGCACCGTGCGTGACAGCATGGGGCTCGTCGTCGACGTGAAGTTCAATCCGTTGAACTACATGGAACCGGCAACGCGTAATCCGCTGTACGTGCTGCAATTCGTGAGCACGCGCTCGGATCTGCTCGGCGCGACCGATCTGCTGCAACAGGCCGCGCTCGACAAATACTCGTTCGTGCGCGATGCCTATACGCAGCAGCGCCGCGCGCGCCTGCGCGGCACGAGCGACAACAATGCGCCGCCGCCGAATTACGACGATCAGGGGAACACGGGAGCGAGCGCGCCCGCGGCTGGCGCGCCGGCGGGCGGGCTGCCGAACTATTCGGACCCGGGGGATGTTGGGGAAGCGCCGAATGGTGCTTCGGGGGCGGGCGGTGCGGGTAAGGCGGCGCCGGATGATTTGCCGAATTACACCGACCCGGGTGACACGACGCCGGCACCGAACGGTGCATCGGGTGCCGCGAAACGCGCGCCGGACGGCTTGCCTAACTACACCGATCCCGGTGATGCGGCGGCGAGCGGCGCAGCGCCGGCTACTGCGCCAGCTGCACCTGTCGCGCCGGCTGGCGCGTCGGCCACACCCGCAGTGCAATAG
- the hpnH gene encoding adenosyl-hopene transferase HpnH — translation MSIPLLQKVRVGAYIMRQHLSGNKRYPLALMLEPLFRCNLACNGCGKIDYPDPILNQRLSLEECLQAVDECGAPVVSIAGGEPLLHKEMPQIVKGIMARKKFVYLCTNALLMEKKMDDYEPNPYFVWSVHLDGDQEAHDHSVSQEGVYEKAVAAIREAKRRGFRVNINCTLFNDAQPERVAKFFDTLGPMGVDGITVSPGYAYERAPDQQHFLNRDKTKQLFREIFKRGNNGKNWSFSQSAMFLDFLAGNQSYECTPWGNPARTVFGWQKPCYLVGEGYVKTFKELMETTDWDKYGTGNYEKCADCMVHCGFEATAVMDTVAHPLKALKVSLRGPKTTGAFAKDIPLDKQRPAEYVFSRHVEIKLDEIKRAGTGKKVQTATAAH, via the coding sequence TTGTCTATTCCGCTGCTACAGAAAGTCCGCGTCGGTGCATACATCATGCGCCAGCATCTCTCCGGCAACAAACGCTATCCGCTCGCCCTGATGCTGGAGCCGCTGTTTCGCTGCAATCTCGCCTGCAATGGTTGCGGCAAGATCGACTATCCGGATCCCATCCTGAACCAGCGTCTGTCGCTCGAAGAGTGCCTGCAGGCCGTCGACGAATGCGGCGCGCCGGTGGTATCGATTGCCGGTGGCGAGCCGCTGCTGCACAAGGAAATGCCGCAGATCGTCAAGGGCATCATGGCGCGCAAGAAGTTCGTGTACCTGTGCACGAACGCGCTCTTGATGGAAAAGAAGATGGACGACTACGAGCCGAATCCGTATTTCGTCTGGTCGGTTCACCTCGACGGCGACCAGGAAGCGCACGATCACTCGGTGTCGCAGGAAGGCGTGTACGAGAAGGCCGTCGCGGCGATCCGCGAGGCGAAGCGCCGTGGTTTCCGCGTGAACATCAACTGCACGCTGTTCAACGACGCACAGCCGGAGCGCGTCGCGAAGTTCTTCGACACGCTGGGCCCGATGGGCGTCGACGGCATTACCGTGTCGCCGGGTTACGCATATGAGCGCGCGCCGGACCAGCAACACTTCCTGAATCGCGACAAGACCAAGCAACTGTTCCGCGAAATCTTCAAGCGCGGCAACAACGGCAAGAACTGGTCGTTCAGCCAGTCGGCGATGTTCCTCGACTTCCTCGCGGGCAACCAGAGCTACGAATGCACGCCGTGGGGCAACCCGGCGCGTACGGTGTTCGGCTGGCAAAAGCCGTGCTATCTGGTCGGCGAAGGCTACGTGAAGACCTTCAAGGAACTGATGGAAACCACCGACTGGGACAAGTACGGCACCGGCAACTACGAGAAGTGCGCCGACTGCATGGTCCACTGCGGTTTCGAAGCGACAGCCGTGATGGATACGGTCGCGCATCCGCTGAAGGCGCTGAAGGTCAGCCTGCGCGGTCCGAAGACCACGGGTGCGTTCGCCAAGGACATCCCGCTCGACAAGCAGCGTCCCGCCGAATACGTGTTCTCGCGTCACGTCGAGATCAAGCTCGACGAGATCAAGCGCGCCGGCACCGGCAAGAAGGTGCAGACCGCGACTGCCGCACACTGA
- a CDS encoding MMPL family transporter, which yields MLKSSIVRLVAYSVRHPFRIIALSFVLAVLSGVYVAHNFKINTDISRLVETDKQWTALQNAIDTAFPERGDTVLVVVEARAPEFADAAANALTAALRADSKEFTSVSQPTGGPFFEHNGLLFPSTDEVMSTTSQLVQSRPLVNALAHDPSLTGLAGTLTTSLLLPLQLGQVKLGDMSHLLSQSANTLDRVLAGQPAAFSWRALVDRSAATDPARAFVIVQPVVNYDALEPGASASRAIRATAASLHLDSRYGATVRLTGEQPLADEEFASVQDGAVLNGIGTFVVVLIILWLALRSGRMIVAVFITLFVGLAITAALGLMMVGALNMISVAFMVLFVGLGVDFGVQFGVKYREERNRDNRLSAALMHTAHSIGVPLTLAAVAVALSFFSFLPTAYRGVSELGQIAGVGMFVAYFTNMTLLPALLKVFRPPGEAGSPGFKRLAPVDDFLDHHRKPVLIGTLIVVLGATPLLTHLRFDFNPLHLKDPHTESMATLLSLKDSPEAAVNNVHALAPSLADADAMAERLRKLPEVGRVTTLSTFVPTDQQQKMMLIASAAQQLLPALQQQPAQPATDEVRVAALKRASNQLSLAAEDHPGPGAAEAQRLSATLQKLASADAATRDRAEVAMSDTLRIALMQLTNLLQPAEITRENLPKGITATWIGKGGHALVDIAPKVPAGVDPNDDQMLARFAHAVKKAEPGAIGGPISILHSADTIIKAFLQAAVYALLSIAVLLWIALRRVGDVLRTLVPLLVSALVTLELCVVFGMPLNFANIIALPLMLGVGVAFKIYFVMAWRHGQTGLLQSSLTHAVLFSAATTATAFGSLWLSHHPGTSSMGRLLALSLFCTLIGAVVFQPVLMGKPRQRRAKQKGI from the coding sequence ATGCTGAAGTCATCTATCGTCCGTCTCGTCGCGTACTCGGTGCGTCATCCGTTCAGGATCATCGCGCTGTCGTTCGTGCTCGCCGTTCTGAGTGGCGTCTACGTCGCGCATAACTTCAAGATCAATACGGACATCAGCCGTCTCGTCGAAACCGACAAGCAATGGACGGCATTGCAAAACGCGATCGACACCGCGTTCCCCGAGCGCGGCGACACCGTGCTCGTGGTGGTCGAGGCGCGCGCCCCCGAATTCGCCGATGCGGCAGCCAACGCGCTGACCGCCGCGCTCAGGGCCGACTCGAAGGAGTTCACATCGGTTTCGCAGCCCACCGGCGGCCCGTTCTTCGAACACAACGGCCTGCTGTTCCCGTCCACCGACGAAGTGATGTCCACCACGTCGCAACTCGTGCAGTCGCGACCGCTCGTCAATGCGCTTGCGCATGATCCGAGCCTGACCGGCCTCGCCGGCACGCTGACAACGAGCTTGCTGCTGCCGTTGCAACTGGGTCAGGTAAAGCTCGGCGACATGAGTCATCTGCTTTCGCAAAGCGCGAACACACTCGATCGCGTACTAGCCGGCCAACCGGCGGCGTTCTCGTGGCGCGCGCTGGTCGACAGGAGCGCCGCCACCGATCCGGCGCGCGCATTCGTCATCGTGCAGCCGGTCGTCAACTACGACGCGCTGGAACCGGGCGCAAGCGCATCGAGGGCGATCCGCGCGACCGCCGCGTCGCTGCATCTGGACTCACGCTATGGCGCGACGGTCCGCCTGACCGGCGAGCAGCCGCTCGCCGACGAAGAGTTCGCGTCGGTGCAGGACGGCGCGGTGCTCAACGGCATCGGCACCTTCGTCGTCGTGCTGATCATTCTGTGGCTCGCGCTGCGCTCGGGCCGCATGATCGTCGCGGTGTTCATCACGCTGTTCGTCGGCCTCGCAATCACGGCCGCGCTCGGTCTGATGATGGTCGGCGCGCTCAACATGATTTCGGTCGCGTTCATGGTGCTGTTCGTTGGACTCGGGGTCGATTTCGGCGTGCAGTTCGGCGTCAAGTATCGCGAGGAGCGCAATCGCGACAACCGGCTATCGGCCGCGCTGATGCACACCGCGCACAGCATCGGCGTGCCGCTCACGCTGGCGGCGGTCGCGGTCGCGCTGAGCTTCTTCTCGTTCCTGCCGACCGCCTATCGCGGCGTATCGGAGCTGGGCCAGATCGCAGGCGTCGGCATGTTCGTCGCGTACTTCACGAACATGACGCTGCTGCCCGCGCTGCTGAAGGTCTTTCGGCCGCCGGGCGAAGCCGGCTCGCCGGGCTTCAAGCGGCTCGCGCCGGTCGACGACTTCCTCGATCATCATCGCAAGCCCGTGCTGATCGGCACGCTGATCGTCGTGCTCGGCGCGACGCCGCTGCTCACGCATCTGCGCTTCGATTTCAATCCGCTGCATCTGAAAGATCCGCACACGGAGTCGATGGCGACGCTGCTGTCGCTGAAGGATTCACCGGAAGCGGCGGTCAACAACGTGCATGCGCTCGCGCCGTCGCTAGCCGACGCCGACGCGATGGCCGAGCGTTTGCGCAAGCTGCCCGAAGTGGGCCGCGTGACGACACTGAGCACCTTCGTGCCGACCGACCAGCAACAGAAGATGATGCTGATCGCGAGCGCCGCGCAGCAGTTGTTGCCCGCGTTGCAGCAGCAACCCGCGCAGCCGGCCACCGACGAAGTGCGCGTCGCCGCGCTCAAGCGCGCGTCGAACCAGCTGTCGCTCGCCGCCGAGGATCATCCGGGGCCGGGCGCGGCCGAAGCGCAGCGTCTGTCGGCGACGCTGCAAAAGCTCGCCAGCGCCGATGCCGCCACGCGCGATCGCGCCGAAGTCGCGATGTCCGACACGCTGCGCATCGCGTTGATGCAGTTGACGAACCTGCTGCAGCCGGCCGAAATCACCCGCGAGAACCTGCCGAAGGGCATCACCGCGACGTGGATCGGCAAGGGCGGCCACGCGCTCGTCGACATCGCGCCGAAGGTGCCCGCCGGTGTCGATCCGAACGACGACCAGATGCTCGCGCGCTTCGCCCACGCGGTGAAGAAGGCGGAGCCGGGCGCGATCGGCGGACCGATTTCGATCCTGCATTCGGCCGACACGATCATCAAGGCGTTCCTGCAAGCGGCCGTCTACGCGTTGCTGTCGATCGCGGTGCTGCTATGGATCGCGTTGCGGCGTGTCGGCGACGTGTTGCGCACGCTGGTGCCGCTGCTGGTCTCCGCGCTCGTGACGCTCGAACTGTGCGTGGTGTTCGGCATGCCGCTGAACTTCGCGAACATCATCGCGCTCCCGCTGATGCTCGGCGTCGGCGTCGCATTCAAGATCTATTTCGTGATGGCGTGGCGCCACGGCCAGACCGGCCTGCTGCAATCGAGCCTGACGCACGCGGTGCTGTTCAGCGCCGCGACCACGGCCACCGCGTTCGGCAGCCTCTGGCTGTCGCATCATCCCGGCACGTCGAGCATGGGACGTCTGCTCGCGCTGTCGCTGTTCTGCACGCTGATCGGCGCGGTGGTGTTCCAACCGGTGCTGATGGGCAAGCCGCGCCAACGTCGCGCGAAGCAAAAAGGAATTTAG